A window of Ignavibacteriales bacterium contains these coding sequences:
- a CDS encoding YIP1 family protein, which translates to MEEMQNQEAPKMSSVEQEEFEMSHTDKLVGVFSEPDATFSKMSKFPPKTADWVIPILIVIVITILSQFLMMNNPTIKAALVEKQMAAVEKSFNDAVAKGQMTQAQADQRLESTRDQLGQSGGAIRMISVFVGIPFGVFLYFFIVSGVYLILAKFVLKGTGTYKEAMVAYGLPHYILAIQAIVMVIAALAMNKLFTGTSVADFIGTEKNTIAGFILGKLDVFSIWFYVVFGVALAKMFKSSNTLKYIIGIVAVWLGFGLLFFALAKSVPFLSFLAG; encoded by the coding sequence GAAGAAATGCAAAACCAAGAAGCTCCAAAAATGTCCTCTGTTGAACAAGAAGAATTTGAAATGAGCCACACTGATAAACTGGTTGGTGTATTCTCCGAACCAGATGCCACGTTTTCAAAGATGTCAAAATTTCCTCCGAAGACTGCCGATTGGGTAATTCCAATTTTAATCGTAATAGTTATTACTATACTTTCTCAATTTTTAATGATGAACAATCCTACTATAAAAGCCGCATTAGTAGAAAAACAGATGGCGGCTGTTGAAAAATCATTCAATGATGCAGTTGCTAAAGGGCAAATGACACAAGCTCAAGCCGATCAACGGCTTGAATCTACTAGAGATCAATTGGGACAAAGCGGTGGCGCAATACGAATGATTAGTGTTTTTGTAGGAATTCCGTTTGGTGTTTTTCTCTATTTCTTTATTGTCTCCGGAGTGTACTTAATTCTTGCAAAATTTGTTTTAAAAGGCACAGGAACTTATAAAGAAGCAATGGTGGCGTATGGTTTACCTCATTATATTCTCGCCATTCAAGCGATAGTTATGGTTATTGCCGCATTAGCAATGAATAAACTTTTTACGGGAACAAGCGTTGCTGATTTTATAGGTACTGAAAAAAATACAATTGCAGGATTCATATTAGGAAAACTTGATGTCTTTTCAATCTGGTTTTATGTTGTGTTCGGTGTAGCTTTGGCAAAAATGTTTAAGAGCAGCAATACACTGAAATATATAATTGGAATTGTTGCTGTATGGTTGGGATTTGGATTACTTTTCTTTGCATTAGCTAAGTCTGTTCCTTTCTTAAGTTTCTTGGCAGGATAA
- a CDS encoding pitrilysin family protein: MKHKRSFIFIALMLCFSITIFGGEKKKEFKIPYEKYKLSNGMNVILHVDKSDPIAAVYVVYHVGSAREVQGKTGFAHLFEHLRFNESQDVPQGQWFKKLQTAGASNVNGSTNEDRTNYFEVIPKNAIEMALWMESDRMGFLLSKVNQETFVTQQNVVQNEKRQGDNRDYSQSQYMSTKLMYPPTHPYGHTVIGELEDLATASLQDVIDFHAKYYAPSNATLIVAGDINVTQTKKWIDKYFAEIKSGPAPAPLPKMPVTLKETIRSYCEDNLANAPRLGMEYPTIEEFNKDAYALEFFGRIFAGSKKSPLYKVIVEEKKLAPSVSARQSSSEIAGTFDIAITAFPTVKLGDVEDAVKEAFQRFEKEGFTDKDVERQKAGIEYGFYSQSASVLGKAMRLGDYNIFNGSPDYIATDLKNRMSVTKEDVWRVYNKYIKGQNYLLTSIVPKGKADLAAPNSKLWVVQEESIEKQGTKKKDIVNAPYVPIPSKIDRTKEPVKGPDPVVNIPKIWKDKTINEIPVYGIKQSELPLVQFSVILKGGMLLDNPDLIGVGSLTARLMNQGTKTKTPVELQEAIQDLGANINVNGGGESITISGSCLASKLNETFALAKEMLFKPRWDEKEFDLSKSQTIEGLKRTETSPASIAQSVFSKLVYGSDNILANESAGTIKSVGKITLDDLKKYYEQYFSPSVCKISIVGDVTQEKAVALFNGLKDWNAKEVKIPNVTSLTPAKPGIYFVDVPKAKQSQVFAGHVGPSYTNPDYYKAVVINHRLGGDFNGILNMILREKKSFTYGARSGFSGATYAGQFLASSAVQSNSTFESTQIVRDEIKKYTEEISKEDLDLVKSTLLKSNSGRFETLMQLNGMLLPVVMYNLPFDYIKQREAIVQKMTPEEHTKLAQKLIHPDKLIYLIVGDKATQFDKLKELGLGDPILLDKDGKVVTK; encoded by the coding sequence ATGAAACACAAACGATCATTTATTTTTATTGCTCTTATGCTCTGCTTTAGCATAACAATATTTGGCGGAGAAAAGAAAAAGGAATTCAAGATTCCGTATGAAAAGTACAAACTTTCTAACGGGATGAATGTAATTCTACATGTTGACAAATCAGATCCGATCGCTGCAGTTTATGTAGTTTATCATGTTGGTTCTGCAAGAGAAGTTCAAGGCAAAACAGGATTTGCTCATTTGTTCGAACACTTGAGATTCAACGAGTCGCAAGACGTTCCGCAAGGACAATGGTTCAAAAAACTTCAGACTGCTGGCGCATCAAATGTAAACGGTTCAACAAATGAAGACAGAACTAATTATTTTGAAGTGATTCCGAAGAATGCAATTGAAATGGCTTTGTGGATGGAATCAGATAGAATGGGTTTCTTGTTAAGCAAAGTTAATCAAGAGACATTTGTTACACAGCAGAACGTTGTCCAAAATGAAAAACGGCAAGGCGATAACAGAGATTATTCACAAAGTCAATATATGTCCACTAAGTTAATGTATCCGCCAACACATCCTTACGGACATACTGTTATTGGTGAATTGGAAGATCTTGCCACAGCATCGCTTCAAGATGTTATTGATTTCCATGCTAAATATTATGCGCCAAGTAATGCAACTCTGATTGTTGCGGGAGACATTAATGTTACTCAGACAAAAAAATGGATTGATAAATATTTTGCTGAAATCAAATCCGGACCCGCACCAGCACCGCTTCCGAAAATGCCGGTTACTCTGAAAGAAACTATAAGATCATACTGTGAAGATAATCTTGCAAACGCTCCTAGATTGGGAATGGAATATCCTACGATTGAAGAATTTAATAAAGATGCTTATGCACTTGAATTTTTCGGACGCATATTTGCCGGAAGTAAAAAATCACCGTTGTACAAAGTAATTGTAGAAGAGAAAAAACTTGCACCATCTGTTAGCGCGCGCCAAAGCAGCAGCGAAATTGCGGGAACGTTTGATATTGCTATCACTGCTTTCCCAACAGTAAAATTGGGAGATGTAGAAGATGCAGTTAAAGAAGCATTCCAAAGATTTGAAAAGGAAGGATTCACAGATAAAGATGTAGAAAGACAGAAAGCTGGAATTGAATATGGTTTTTACAGTCAGAGCGCCAGTGTTTTGGGTAAAGCAATGCGTCTTGGCGATTATAATATTTTTAACGGTTCACCGGATTATATAGCAACCGATCTTAAAAATAGAATGAGTGTTACCAAAGAAGACGTATGGAGAGTTTACAACAAATATATTAAAGGCCAGAATTATCTTCTCACCAGCATCGTTCCCAAAGGTAAAGCAGATTTAGCTGCCCCTAATTCAAAATTGTGGGTGGTTCAAGAAGAATCGATAGAGAAACAAGGGACTAAGAAAAAAGATATTGTAAATGCTCCATATGTTCCAATTCCTTCGAAGATTGATAGAACTAAAGAACCGGTTAAAGGTCCTGATCCAGTTGTAAATATTCCTAAAATTTGGAAAGATAAAACCATTAACGAAATTCCAGTTTACGGAATTAAACAAAGTGAATTACCTCTGGTTCAATTCTCAGTTATTCTAAAAGGCGGAATGCTTCTTGACAATCCGGATTTGATTGGAGTTGGTTCATTAACAGCACGATTAATGAACCAAGGAACTAAAACGAAAACACCTGTAGAACTGCAAGAAGCAATACAAGATTTAGGCGCAAACATAAATGTTAATGGTGGAGGTGAATCAATTACAATTTCAGGAAGTTGTCTTGCAAGCAAACTGAATGAAACATTTGCTCTTGCAAAAGAAATGTTGTTCAAACCACGCTGGGATGAAAAAGAATTCGATCTTTCTAAAAGCCAGACGATTGAAGGACTAAAAAGAACTGAAACTTCTCCGGCATCTATTGCTCAAAGTGTGTTCAGTAAATTGGTTTACGGTTCTGATAATATCTTAGCAAATGAATCCGCTGGAACAATCAAATCAGTCGGTAAAATTACTCTCGATGATTTGAAGAAATACTACGAACAATATTTTTCACCTTCAGTTTGTAAAATCAGTATAGTAGGAGATGTAACACAAGAGAAAGCAGTTGCATTGTTCAATGGTTTGAAAGACTGGAATGCAAAAGAAGTGAAAATTCCCAATGTCACAAGTCTTACTCCCGCGAAACCGGGTATTTATTTTGTAGATGTTCCGAAGGCAAAACAATCACAAGTCTTTGCGGGACATGTAGGACCAAGCTACACTAATCCGGATTATTATAAAGCTGTTGTAATAAATCATAGACTTGGTGGTGACTTCAACGGAATATTGAACATGATTTTGCGTGAGAAAAAATCTTTTACGTACGGAGCTCGTTCGGGTTTTAGCGGTGCAACTTATGCAGGACAATTTCTTGCATCTTCTGCGGTCCAGTCTAATTCAACATTCGAGTCTACTCAGATTGTCCGGGATGAAATTAAAAAGTATACTGAAGAAATTTCGAAAGAAGATCTGGATCTAGTAAAGAGTACTTTATTAAAGAGCAATTCAGGACGGTTTGAAACATTGATGCAGCTTAACGGAATGTTGCTGCCTGTTGTTATGTACAATCTTCCATTCGATTACATAAAACAACGAGAAGCAATTGTACAAAAGATGACACCGGAAGAACATACAAAATTAGCACAGAAATTAATTCATCCGGATAAATTGATTTATTTGATCGTTGGTGATAAAGCCACACAATTCGATAAGTTGAAAGAACTTGGTCTCGGCGATCCTATATTATTAGATAAAGACGGAAAAGTTGTAACCAAGTAA
- the trxA gene encoding thioredoxin, with translation MKNIIEGTDSNFAQEVLQSDTPVLVDFWAPWCGPCRMVAPIVEEIANDLAGKLKVVKVNTDENSGISAQYGIRSIPTLGIFKNGKMVDTVIGAVPKSHLVSKINPHLTALN, from the coding sequence ATGAAGAATATAATAGAAGGAACGGATTCCAATTTCGCACAAGAAGTTTTACAATCTGATACACCGGTTTTAGTTGATTTCTGGGCGCCATGGTGCGGACCATGTAGAATGGTAGCTCCGATAGTAGAAGAAATTGCAAACGATCTTGCCGGAAAATTAAAAGTTGTAAAAGTAAACACAGATGAAAATTCTGGAATATCTGCACAATATGGAATTAGAAGCATTCCCACTTTAGGAATTTTCAAGAATGGAAAAATGGTTGATACTGTAATCGGCGCAGTTCCGAAATCTCATTTAGTTAGTAAAATTAATCCGCATCTTACTGCACTTAATTAA
- a CDS encoding L-threonylcarbamoyladenylate synthase: MSLVKANSESIQQAAEIIKRGGLVAFPTETVYGLGADGLNPIAVAKIFEVKKRPSFNPLILHIADKDSLEKFSPIKNEKIDLLIEKFWPGPLTLVLPKTEIVPDIVTSGNPTVAVRMPNHPIALQLIESCGTPIAAPSANKFGHLSPTEAKHVEKYLGDKVDMILDGGKSSIGVESTIIQFYENEFYLLRPGGLSKEEIENEIGKIKTRKVDINKPTAPGQLPFHYSPQTPLKFFNKKFLDKNKKIGALFFKENKIDFPFVDVKLLSMAGDLREAAANLFSHLHELEKSNLDLILVEPVEEKGLGRAIMDRLRKAANKLK, from the coding sequence ATGAGTTTAGTTAAAGCAAATAGCGAAAGTATTCAGCAAGCGGCAGAAATTATTAAACGCGGCGGACTTGTTGCATTTCCTACTGAAACCGTTTACGGTTTAGGCGCCGATGGATTAAATCCGATCGCAGTTGCAAAAATATTTGAGGTGAAGAAACGCCCTTCATTCAATCCTCTGATACTCCATATTGCCGATAAAGATTCACTTGAAAAATTCTCTCCTATTAAAAATGAAAAAATTGATCTGTTGATTGAAAAATTTTGGCCCGGACCCCTAACATTGGTTTTACCAAAAACAGAAATCGTTCCGGATATAGTTACATCGGGAAATCCAACAGTAGCAGTAAGAATGCCGAATCATCCAATAGCTCTTCAATTAATTGAATCATGCGGAACACCAATCGCCGCACCAAGTGCAAACAAATTTGGTCATCTAAGTCCAACCGAAGCAAAACATGTTGAGAAATATCTCGGTGATAAAGTTGATATGATTCTTGATGGAGGAAAAAGTTCTATCGGTGTTGAATCAACTATAATTCAATTTTATGAAAATGAGTTTTATCTTTTACGTCCGGGCGGTTTATCCAAAGAGGAAATTGAAAATGAAATTGGAAAAATAAAAACCAGAAAGGTTGATATAAACAAACCAACAGCACCAGGACAACTTCCTTTTCATTATTCACCGCAAACTCCTTTAAAGTTTTTCAATAAGAAATTTCTTGATAAAAATAAAAAAATCGGTGCCCTTTTCTTCAAAGAGAATAAAATTGATTTCCCGTTTGTTGATGTAAAGCTTCTTTCTATGGCGGGAGATTTAAGAGAAGCTGCTGCAAATCTTTTTTCACATCTTCACGAACTCGAAAAAAGTAATCTTGATTTGATTCTAGTTGAACCAGTTGAAGAAAAAGGTTTAGGAAGAGCAATAATGGACCGGTTGAGAAAGGCAGCGAATAAACTTAAGTAA
- the hisN gene encoding histidinol-phosphatase: MQELNELRHFCKWLADESGKIIKHYWRTGITVENKPDQSPVTIADKKAEEFMREAIMKKFPNHGILGEEFGEHNPNAGYKWVLDPIDGTKSFICGTVTFGTLIALLKNGEPILGVINQPILNEFLIGDNHATELNGKQVYVRECNNLSEAVLLTTDQLNIEKYQNIIKFDELVHKVKLYRQWGDCYGYYLVATGYADIMIDPIMNPWDLFALIPIIRGAGGTITDYHGNDPLKGNSIVATAGKIHQDIIDLLNPS; the protein is encoded by the coding sequence ATGCAAGAGTTAAATGAGTTACGGCATTTCTGTAAATGGCTTGCTGATGAAAGCGGAAAGATCATTAAACACTACTGGCGAACCGGAATAACCGTTGAGAACAAGCCCGATCAATCGCCCGTAACAATCGCTGATAAAAAAGCAGAAGAGTTTATGCGCGAGGCGATTATGAAAAAATTTCCAAATCACGGAATACTCGGCGAGGAATTTGGTGAACATAATCCGAACGCGGGATACAAATGGGTTTTAGATCCGATTGACGGAACGAAAAGTTTTATATGCGGGACTGTTACGTTTGGAACTCTGATCGCACTACTTAAAAACGGTGAACCGATTCTGGGCGTTATAAATCAACCGATACTCAATGAATTTTTAATTGGAGATAATCACGCAACAGAATTAAACGGAAAGCAAGTTTACGTGAGAGAGTGCAATAATCTTTCTGAAGCGGTTTTGCTTACGACTGATCAACTTAACATTGAGAAGTATCAGAACATTATAAAATTTGATGAACTGGTTCACAAAGTAAAACTCTATCGCCAATGGGGCGATTGTTACGGTTACTATCTTGTTGCAACTGGGTATGCCGATATTATGATTGATCCGATTATGAATCCGTGGGATCTATTCGCACTTATTCCAATTATCCGCGGTGCGGGTGGAACAATTACTGATTATCACGGAAACGATCCGCTGAAAGGAAACAGTATTGTTGCAACTGCGGGAAAGATTCATCAAGACATTATTGATTTGTTAAATCCGTCTTAA
- a CDS encoding pseudouridine synthase, with the protein MITDKKYFILYKPYGVLTQFTDKENRRTIPSLYRFPKDVYPVGRLDMDSEGLLLLTDDKSLTDYLLNPKNKHEREYFVQVEGIPAEQELQKLRDGIILKDGKTLPAKVKIIVDPNFPPRIPPIRERKNIPTFWLSITLIEGRNRQVRRMTAAIGYPTLRLVRVRIMNILLEDLKVGSVKKLVKVK; encoded by the coding sequence ATGATAACCGATAAAAAATATTTCATTCTATACAAACCTTACGGTGTATTAACACAATTCACCGATAAAGAGAATCGCAGAACAATACCGTCGCTTTATAGATTTCCCAAAGATGTTTATCCGGTGGGAAGGTTGGATATGGATAGTGAAGGACTTCTACTTTTGACTGACGATAAATCATTAACGGATTACCTTCTTAATCCAAAGAATAAACATGAACGCGAATACTTTGTTCAGGTGGAAGGAATTCCCGCAGAACAAGAATTACAAAAACTCCGTGACGGAATTATTTTGAAAGACGGGAAAACTCTTCCGGCAAAAGTAAAAATAATTGTTGATCCAAATTTTCCACCGCGCATTCCGCCGATCCGTGAAAGGAAAAATATTCCAACTTTCTGGTTAAGTATAACATTGATTGAAGGAAGAAACAGACAAGTGAGAAGAATGACCGCTGCAATTGGTTATCCTACTCTTCGGCTTGTTCGTGTTAGAATTATGAATATTTTATTAGAAGATTTAAAAGTTGGAAGTGTTAAAAAATTAGTGAAAGTGAAATAA
- a CDS encoding DUF4920 domain-containing protein → MKRLIVLVFLLAITFVKAEDQKFGKAITLKEKTSISKILSSPDKFDGKVVLVEGKILGVCEDKGCWIEIAGTKKNEKIKVKVEDGVIVFPKDSKGKTALVEGIVSQADPKAVCDETKESKTQDAKATKEMKEKKDGGCCADKSKEAKDSKGKNCCADQKVAKVYQIQGNGAVIR, encoded by the coding sequence ATGAAAAGATTAATTGTATTGGTTTTTCTTTTAGCTATAACTTTTGTAAAAGCAGAAGATCAGAAATTTGGAAAGGCGATCACACTAAAAGAAAAAACTTCTATTTCGAAAATTCTTTCTTCACCGGATAAATTTGACGGCAAGGTAGTTCTTGTTGAAGGAAAAATTCTTGGCGTTTGCGAAGATAAAGGATGCTGGATTGAAATTGCAGGCACAAAGAAGAATGAGAAGATCAAAGTAAAAGTTGAAGACGGCGTAATTGTATTTCCAAAAGATAGTAAAGGTAAAACCGCTTTGGTGGAAGGAATTGTTTCTCAGGCTGATCCCAAAGCCGTTTGCGATGAAACAAAAGAAAGTAAAACTCAAGATGCAAAAGCAACTAAAGAAATGAAGGAAAAAAAGGATGGCGGTTGCTGCGCTGATAAATCCAAAGAGGCTAAAGATTCCAAAGGAAAAAACTGCTGTGCTGACCAGAAAGTTGCAAAGGTTTACCAGATACAAGGCAATGGTGCGGTAATTAGATAG
- the priA gene encoding primosomal protein N', translating to MFCQVVFPLPFRKAFTYSIPDELTDSVKVGVRVVAPFGKRVLTGFVISNSKMADIKEKIKPIRDVLDEKPIFDRTALKFYEWISEYYLSSLGEALKNSVPYGTEIESKRRIVSDKDFCEKLLNQERKKTSLCAKLLTAFSQKEVHSIFTLQKEVKNKNIYSLLRSFEKIGAVTLLDETSAAKVKAKMVKFVKIEKSIDEIYEQMPEIEKKSPKQVVLLLELLSSKEPVALSELLRKTKSAASTVNSLEKKGLVKIFDKEIERVYTETYKEESKQIILTEPQLQIVNRINDTIEKNTFETFLLHGITGSGKTQVYIELAKKIIEKGKSVIILVPEISLTPQITSRFYNYFGDLTAVLHSRMSLGERYDSWRRIIAGKSKVVIGPRSALFAPLQNIGLIVVDEEHDQSYKQYDLVPKYHARDAAIIRAKFSECPVVLGSATPSVESMYNALNGKYNLLELPDRIDNAKLPLIKLVDVTIEKKMKRMESIFSREILDEIGNRLKKKESVIILQNRRGFATQVFCNDCGEVVTCPDCSVSMVHHLNKNILQCHYCGIVKHVPKACTNCGSLALKFFGTGTQRVEDELDYYFPSAKIERVDSDSINKKGKLGEILNSFRKGEIDILVGTQMVSKGLDFSNVTLVGVVAAETSLWIPDFRADERTFQLLTQVAGRSGRSEKEGEVIIQTQNQKHFVLQKVLMNDYKGFYEREILLREQGEYPPFTRIGLIEMKDEKEDRVQAGIREFFDYLRKHGKGLKMTPPTEAIIYKIKGMYRFQILIKSHKKFDPSGKQLRNAILNSFVEFNQRSRYRDIKLIIDIDPQSII from the coding sequence ATGTTTTGCCAAGTAGTATTTCCATTGCCATTTAGAAAAGCGTTCACTTATTCTATTCCGGATGAATTAACTGATTCCGTTAAAGTTGGTGTACGTGTAGTTGCACCGTTTGGTAAGCGTGTGCTTACGGGATTTGTAATATCTAATTCGAAAATGGCAGATATAAAAGAAAAGATAAAACCGATACGCGACGTACTTGATGAAAAACCAATCTTCGATAGAACAGCGCTTAAATTTTATGAATGGATCTCCGAATATTACCTGAGCTCGTTAGGTGAAGCTCTTAAAAATTCTGTACCGTATGGAACAGAGATTGAGTCTAAACGTAGAATTGTAAGTGATAAAGACTTTTGTGAAAAGCTTTTAAATCAAGAAAGAAAGAAAACATCGCTCTGCGCAAAACTTCTCACTGCATTTTCTCAAAAAGAAGTTCATAGTATTTTTACTCTTCAGAAAGAAGTGAAGAATAAAAATATTTATTCACTACTCCGTTCATTCGAAAAGATTGGCGCAGTAACTCTTCTGGATGAAACAAGCGCCGCAAAAGTTAAAGCAAAAATGGTAAAATTTGTAAAGATTGAAAAATCAATTGATGAAATTTATGAACAAATGCCGGAGATAGAAAAAAAATCTCCCAAACAAGTTGTTCTCTTGCTGGAATTACTTTCATCTAAAGAACCAGTTGCATTAAGTGAGCTCTTACGAAAAACAAAATCCGCAGCATCTACGGTTAATAGTTTAGAGAAAAAAGGATTAGTAAAAATTTTTGATAAAGAAATAGAACGTGTTTATACTGAAACATATAAAGAAGAATCGAAACAGATAATCTTAACGGAACCACAATTGCAAATTGTAAACCGTATAAATGATACTATAGAAAAAAATACTTTTGAAACATTTCTTCTTCATGGAATTACAGGAAGCGGTAAGACACAAGTTTATATCGAACTTGCAAAAAAAATTATCGAGAAGGGAAAGAGTGTAATAATACTCGTTCCGGAAATTTCCCTTACTCCGCAAATCACCTCACGATTCTATAACTACTTCGGCGATCTCACCGCAGTTTTGCACAGCAGAATGTCTCTTGGCGAGCGTTACGATTCATGGCGCAGAATAATTGCGGGAAAATCCAAAGTTGTAATAGGTCCGCGCTCTGCATTGTTTGCACCGCTTCAAAATATCGGTTTGATTGTTGTTGATGAAGAACATGATCAAAGTTATAAGCAATATGATCTGGTGCCGAAATATCATGCAAGAGATGCCGCGATTATAAGAGCTAAGTTTAGCGAATGCCCGGTTGTACTTGGCTCTGCTACGCCTTCCGTTGAAAGTATGTACAATGCACTTAACGGAAAATATAATTTATTAGAATTACCGGACCGGATTGATAATGCAAAACTTCCATTGATAAAACTTGTAGATGTAACGATCGAAAAGAAAATGAAACGGATGGAGAGCATTTTTTCCCGCGAGATCCTCGATGAAATAGGAAATCGTCTAAAGAAAAAAGAGAGTGTAATAATATTACAGAACCGGAGAGGATTTGCAACCCAAGTTTTTTGTAATGATTGCGGAGAAGTTGTTACCTGCCCGGATTGTTCTGTCTCAATGGTTCATCATCTGAATAAAAATATTTTGCAGTGCCATTACTGCGGTATAGTTAAACATGTTCCTAAAGCTTGTACAAACTGCGGTTCTCTTGCGTTAAAATTTTTCGGAACAGGTACACAGCGTGTTGAAGATGAACTCGATTATTATTTCCCGAGTGCAAAGATAGAGCGTGTTGATTCGGATTCAATAAATAAAAAAGGGAAGTTGGGAGAAATATTAAACAGTTTTAGAAAAGGTGAGATAGATATCCTCGTCGGGACACAAATGGTTTCTAAAGGATTGGATTTTTCAAATGTAACTTTAGTTGGTGTTGTTGCCGCAGAAACTTCTTTATGGATACCGGACTTCCGTGCTGATGAAAGAACATTTCAACTTCTTACACAGGTTGCCGGTAGAAGCGGTAGAAGCGAGAAAGAAGGCGAGGTAATTATTCAAACACAGAACCAAAAACATTTTGTTCTACAAAAAGTGCTGATGAATGATTACAAAGGATTTTACGAAAGAGAAATTCTATTGCGTGAACAAGGAGAATACCCGCCGTTCACGCGTATTGGTCTAATCGAAATGAAAGACGAAAAAGAAGATCGTGTACAAGCTGGAATCCGGGAGTTTTTTGATTATTTACGAAAGCATGGCAAAGGTTTGAAAATGACTCCGCCAACTGAAGCTATCATTTATAAAATTAAAGGAATGTATCGTTTCCAAATTTTAATTAAGAGCCACAAAAAATTTGATCCGTCCGGTAAACAATTGCGTAATGCAATTTTAAATTCGTTTGTGGAATTCAATCAAAGATCACGTTACAGAGATATTAAACTGATAATAGATATTGATCCGCAAAGTATAATTTAA